AAAAAGACTGCAGTTTTTTGGGCTCAGTATTATTTAAGAGTCGGCAATTACACAAAGGCAAAAGAGCAAGTTGTAAGAGTCGATCAGCAGGAAATTAAGACGTATATCACAGCTGGGATTGCAGTGGCAGAAAAAGATTATAAGAAGGCGGAAGAGCTAAAAGGTGAAATGAGAAAAGATTGGATGAAGTTTGCCATCGAAACGGAACTTGCTCTAAGCCGTATAAACTATGTACTTGCAAAAGAAAAGAAGGAACAGGCTTTAGCGTCCACAAAAGGTTTGCAATATTACATGATGTCCAAGGAGTTTCAAGAAATATAAAAGGAGAAACTCCTTGACAGGAAGGCACGGACAAATTTACACTTGAGGTAGACATTAGTTATTAGAAAATTTTCAGTATTGAGGTAATGCATATGGTACTAGCGATAGATCGACGAATTGGCAAATATGCAATACTTCTCGCGATGAACGGCGACCAAGAGGAATTTCCGGTGGTAACACCGTCACAATGGAAAAGCTGTATGGGGAAAGTTGGTTCCATGGATTCGCAAAAAGTGGTAGCAGCCATTGAAACTGCTGCCAAGCGGGAAGGTATCATCAAATCCGATGGATACAGGGAAACACATGCTCTCTATCATGCCATCATGGATGCGCTTAGTGGAGTGACACGCGGTCAAGTGCAGCTTGGTTCTGTCATGAGGACCGTAGGATTGCGTTTTTCCGTTGTAAGGGGAAATCCTTATGAGGAGTTAGAAGAAGGTGACTGGATTGCAGTTGCACTTTATGGGACGATTGGGGCTCCTGTCAGGGGATCGGAGCATGAAACAATTGGTCTTGGAATAAATCACATTTAAATATTTTGCCCATAGTTGCTGATAAATAGGGGGCTGTACTTTGATCATATTACATGGTCGAAGTATGGCCTCTTTTTGTGTGGGAAAAGGGGGAAATCGTCTATGGAGAAACAGCGGGAAAAGGGGAGAGTCGCAATGATTACATTAAACGGCGAATCGTTGACGCTTGAAAAATTGAATGGAATTTTATTTGAAGATGATCAGGTGGAAGCGTGCAAGGACGCAATGGTGAAGGTGGTCGCTAGTCGGGCAGCGGTGGAGAATATTGTGCATAAAGGGGAAGTAGTTTACGGAATTACAACGGGGTTTGGGAAGTTCAGCGATGTTTTGATTCCATTTGAAGAGACGGCAGACTTGCAACGGAATCTCATTCACTCTCATGCATGTGGAGTGGGTGAAGCATTTGATGAGGTGATAGGGCGTGCGATGTTGATATTACGTGCAAATGCTCTTTTGAAAGGTTTTTCTGGTGTCCGTCCTATCGTCATTGAACGGCTTTTACAATATGTAAATGAGAGAATACATCCTGTTGTTCCGCAGCAAGGTTCGCTAGGAGCAAGCGGAGATCTTGCGCCGTTGTCACATTTGGTCCTGACCTTGCTTGGTGAGGGTGAAGTTTTTTATGAGGGAAAAAGGCGAGATACGGCAAGTGTGCTAGCTGAAAAAGGAATTACCCCGATCGAATTGAAAGCGAAAGAAGGTCTTGCCTTAATAAATGGCACACAGGCAATGACGGCTGTAGGGGTAGTCGCATACCTAGAGGCGGAAAAGATGGCTTTCCAAGCGGAGTCGATTGCAGCGATGACCTTTGAAGGACTAGAGGGAATTGTGGATGCGTTGGACCATGATGTTCACAGGGTTCGAGGGTACAAGGAGCAAGTGGAAGTTGCGGAGCGGTTTCGGAAGTTGTTGGATGGAAGCAAGCTTGTGACAAGGCAGGGAGAAAAGCGTGTGCAGGATGCCTATTCACTAAGGTGCATTCCGCAAGTGCATGGAGCATCATGGCAGGTATTAGGTTATGTAAAAGAAAAGCTGGAAATAGAAATCAATGCGGCGACAGATAATCCATTGATTTTTGATGATGGAGGCAAAGTGATTTCTGGAGGTAACTTCCATGGCCAGCCTATTGCCTTTGCGATGGATTTTCTGAAGCTTGGGGTGGCGGAGCTTGCTAATATTTCTGAACGCAGGATTGAACGGTTGGTTAATCCACAGTTGAATGACCTGCCTCCTTTCTTAAGTCCGAAGCCAGGACTGCAGTCAGGTGCCATGATCATGCAGTATTGTGCCGCATCGCTAGTTTCAGAGAATAAGACGTTGGCACATCCGGCAAGTGTGGACTCCATACCTTCCTCAGCCAACCAAGAGGATCATGTGAGCATGGGTACAATTGGCGCAAGGCATGCTTATCAGATTGTCGCCAATGTGCGCAGGGTGCTTGCCATCGAATGGATGTGTGCGATGCAAGCCCTTGAATTCCGTGGAGTCTTCCTATCCGCACCACTCATGCAAAAATGGTACCAAGAAGGACGCACCATCGTCCCAAGCATCACCGAAGACCGCATCTTCTCCAAAGACATCGAAGCACTGGCCGCATGGATGAAAGATGAGGGTAGCGTTCTATGTAGAGCGTGAAATTCCTAGGGGGGTCTGACCCCCCTCAGAAATTTAATACTCCCGCAACAATCCTGTAACATTATCAAAAACCAAAATATATGAATCTATCAAAGGGGATGAATGGATATGGAAAAGGAAATGGTGAAGGTTATTCGTGCTCCTAGGGGCAGTGAGTTGAATACGAAGGGATGGGTGCAGGAGGCTGCATTGCGCATGTTGATGAACAATTTAGACCCGGAAGTGGCAGAAATTCCGGAAGAGCTTGTAGTGTATGGTGGAATCGGTAAAGCTGCGAGAAACTGGGAGAGCTTTGATGCCATTGTGGAATCGCTTAAAAACTTGGAAGATGATGAAACATTACTTGTTCAATCAGGCAAGCCGGTTGCTGTGTTCCGCAGTCATGCTGATGCGCCGCGTGTCTTGCTAGCAAACTCCAATCTTGTGCCAAAGTGGGCAAATTGGGACCATTTCCATGAACTAGATCAAAAAGGACTCATGATGTATGGCCAAATGACAGCAGGTTCTTGGATATATATCGGTACTCAAGGAATCCTACAGGGAACATATGAAACATTTGCGGAAGCGGCCAAGCAATCATTTAACAATACGCTAAAGGGCACGATTACTGTAACCGCTGGACTAGGAGGCATGGGAGGTGCACAGCCGCTTGCTGTTACCATGAACGGTGGGGTGTGTATCGCCATTGAAGTGGATGAACACCGTATTGACCGCCGCATTGAAACGAGATATTGCGATGTGAAGGTCAAAAAAGTGGAGGAAGCCATTCAAAAAGCGGAAGAGTATAAGAAACTAGAAAAACCTTTATCTATCGGACTTTTAGGAAATGCAGCAGAGATTCTTCCGCAACTAGTAGAAAGAGGATTTACACCAGATCTTTTAACAGATCAAACCTCTGCTCATGATCCATTAAATGGTTATATTCCAATTGGAATGACTTTAGAAGAAGCTGCAAAACGAAGAAAAGAAGAACCGGCACAATATGTAAAACTTGCAAAAGAAAGCATGGCTGAGCATGTGAAAGCAATGCTTGATCTGCAACAAAAAGGCGCGATCACATTTGATTACGGCAATAATATCCGCCAAGTTGCACTGGACGAGGGAGTGGAAAAAGCTTTTGACTTCCCAGGCTTTGTACCGGCATTCATCCGTCCACAATTTTGTGAAGGGAAAGGACCTTTCCGATGGGTGGCACTTTCTGGTGATCCAGAAGATATTTATAAAACAGACGAAGTAATTTTAAGAGAGTTTTCGGATAACAAGCATCTTTGCAATTGGATCAAGATGGCAAGAGAAAAAGTAGCGTTCCAAGGGTTGCCTTCAAGAATCTGCTGGCTCGGTTATGGCGAGCGTGCCCGATTCGGCAAAATCATCAATGAAATGGTTGCAAATGGCGAGCTGTCTGCACCAATCGTCATTGGGCGCGATCACTTGGATTGCGGATCTGTGGCATCCCCTAATCGTGAGACAGAAGCAATGCTCGATGGCAGTGATGCGGTAGCAGATTGGCCGATATTGAATGCCCTCATTAATGGAGTAAATGGTGCGAGCTGGGTGTCTGTTCACCACGGTGGCGGTGTGGGCATGGGATACTCCCTTCATGCAGGTATGGTTATCGTGGCCGATGGAACAGAAGCAGCAGGAAAGCGATTGGAGCGAGTGCTGACTTCAGACCCTGGGATGGGTGTTGTGAGGCACGCGGATGCAGGCTATGATCTTGCGAAAAAAGTGGCCAAAGAAAAAGGCGTGCACATTCCTTTGCTAAAGGAGCGTGAGTAAACCATGCAATTGGATACTTTACTGATCAACTGCGGTCAACTGCTCACAATGGATCATGAATCAGATTTGGTGAAAGGTGAGCAGATGAAAGTTCTTCCGCTTATAGAAGATGGAGCAATTGGCTGGAAGGATGGAGTAATTACGTTCTTAGGTACCACTGATGAGACGAAAGAATTACAATGTAATAATTTAATTGATTGCAAAGGAAAGCTTGTGACTCCTGGACTTGTTGACCCTCATACTCACCTTGTTTTTGGTGGGTCCAGGGAACATGAGATTGCACTTAAACAACAAGGGATTCCTTATTTAGAAATTTTAAAGAAAGGTGGAGGCATCCATTCGACTGTTAAAGCGACACAAGAGGCGGGTTTTGAGGAACTTTTAGAAAAAGCTGAGTTTCATTTAAAACGAATTCTCAGTTATGGAGTAACTGCAGTCGAGGCAAAAAGTGGCTACGGATTGAACCGAGAAACAGAACTTAAACAATTAAAGGTAGTTAAGGAACTTCAGAAAAAATATTCCATGATCATGGCATCGACTTTTCTGGGTGCCCATGCCATTCCAAAGGATTTTGAGGCAGATGGGGATCGTTTCTTAGAAGAAATGGCAGATTTATTTTCCATGCTTAAAGAAGAAAATCTTGCAGAGTTTGTCGACATTTTCTGTGAAGAAGGTGTTTTTACAATAGAACAATCGAAGAGATATTTAACACAAGCAAAAGAAGCGGGATTTGCTGTGAAAATCCATGCTGATGAAATCGTTTCTTTAGGTGGAACAGAACTTGCGATAGAACTTGGGGCTGCATCTGCTGACCACCTCATTGCAGCGTCCGATGAAGCGGTCAACATGTTCGGTTCAACTGATACCATAGCGGTTCTTTTACCTGGAACGACCTTTTACCTAAACAAAGATACCTATGCAAATGCCCGCGGAATGATTGACGGTGGCGGAGCGGTGGCGCTTGCAACAGATTTTAATCCGGGAAGTTCGCCTACTGAAAACATCCAATTTATTATGAACCTGGCAATGTTGAAGTTGAAAATGACTTGTGAAGAGATTTGGAATGCTGTCACGGTCAACTCTGCTAAAGCGATTCATAAGGAAGATGTTGCTGGGAGACTTCAAATCGGCCGTCAAGCAGATGTAGTCATCTGGGATGCGCCAAACTATCAGTACGTCCCGTATCATTACGGTGTCAATCATGTTCACAGTGTGTTTTTAAATGGGAAGGAAGTGGCAAAAGGGGGAGCTTTTCTTGAGTAAACCGACATTTTTGCAAACCTCAGGGGCTCCTCCCTTTGTAGACAGACATTTTCCAAAGGCAACAGATCTGCTGCAACTTTGGGATGGAGAGAAGAAACTCAATGGAATGACCATGATCGGCGTCCCTCTTTCCAAACCTTCCATCAGTCATTCCGGAGCAAGTTTTACTCCGGGTGTTGTCAGGAAGCTGATGCAATCTTATTCCACTTATGCGGTGGAAGGAGAGGTGGACTTAAGAGATTCGGCCGTGCTTATGGATGCTGGAGATATTCATATGCATGCAACAGATATAAAGGAATCATATCGCAGGATTGAAGAGACCGTAACTACTATTTTAAGAGAAAATAAAGAGTGTATCCCGCTTTTCGTCGGTGGGGATCATTCTATCTCCTATTCTACTTTGAAGGCAATGAATGAAGTCAAATCTGGTAAAATCGGAGTCATTCAATTTGATGCCCATCATGACTTAAGGAACACAGAAGACGGCGGTCCAACAAATGGAACCCCATTCCGGAGGCTCCTTGAAGCTGATGTGTTAAAAGGAGAACATCTCGTTCAAGTGGGAATCAGAAACTACTCGAACAGTGCCTATTATCATCAATATGCCATGGAAAACGGTATAAAAATTTATACGATGGCTGACGTTAAGAAAAATGGTGTGGGGGAAGTGATCCGGGAGACTGTCGAATATTTAAAAGATAAGGTGGAGCATATTTACCTTTCTATCGACATCGATGTTCTTGATCAGGCATATGCCCCTGGTTGCCCTGCTATCGGACCTGGTGGAATGACAAGTGAACAGCTTCTTGAAGCGATCTTCTTGTTAGGGAAAGAGGAAACAGTTTGTGGGTTGGACATTGTAGAAATAGATCCAACGATTGATTTTCGTGACATGACGAGTAGGGTGGCCGTTCATGGTCTGTTGGAATTTATAAGAGGTAGAAGTGTGCTTGACAGGTGATGCGAAAAAAAGGCGACTGCAGCTTTTGAATGCGGTCGCCTTTTTGATTTAGTTTGTTGATTTCTTTTGGAAAAGTTTATAAAGTGCCTGTGTACCGCTATTTTCTTCTCCACTTGCAGAAAGCTTCACATACATTTCACGAGCCAAGGAAAGACCTGGAACATCAAGTCCCATTTTGTCTGCTTCATCAAGGGCGATTTCCATGTCTTTGATAAAGTGTTTGACGAAAAAGCCAGGCTCATAGTTTCCTGCGATAATGCGAGGAGCAAGATTTGATAAAGACCAGCTTCCGGCTGCCCCGCTTGAAATGCTTTTTAGGACATCTTCAGGATCCAGTCCTGCGGTCTCGGCGTAAGCCAAAGCTTCACAAACACCGATCATGTTCGTGGCAATAGCAATCTGGTTGCACATTTTCGTGTGCTGTCCTGCTCCAGCCTCACCTTGGTGGATGATATTTGTACCTAACGCTTGGAAGATAGGCTGGCATGCTGCAAAAGCTTCTTTGTCCCCGCCTACCATGATTGTCAGGCGAGCTTCCCTGGCTCCAATATCTCCACCGGAAACAGGGGCATCCAAACTATGTAAGCCGCGTTCCTTTGCTAGCAGATATATTTGTTTGGCTAATGTCGGAGTGGAGGTAGTCATATCAATCAGGTATGCACCTTTTTCGGCATTAGGTAAGATACCGTTGTCTCCTAAATAAATCTCTTCTACATCTTTTGGATAACCGACCATGGTGATCACAACATCCGCACCGCGAGCTGCCTCACCAGCACTTGGCTTCCACACCGCACCGTGCGAAACCAAACCCTCAGCCTTCTCCCGCGTCCGCGTAAACACACTAACCTCAAACCCACGATCCAACAAATGCCTCGCCATACTACTACCCATCACACCCGTACCAACAAAAGCAACCTTATGTAATTCTCTGTTCATGTGTAAATACCTCCTGGGGTCTGACCCCTTTTTGTCTTTTTTTTTCTAGTTTTTTATTCCCCTATTATACAGGTTTTTTTGGGGTGTTGGTAGATTTGTAGGTGGTGGGGTGGGGATCTATAATTTTGGGAGGAATGAAGTGGGGTAATTAGTTATAATATTTAGAAAAATAAAGAATTTTGTAGTATAATAGGAGAAATTGATAGTTTAGGACGATGTGTCTTTTTAAAAGGATTGAACGATAATAAGATCACGATAGATTACGAAGGGAGGAACGTGTAATGAGTACCCCTGACTCTTTATTAAAAAAGGAGAATACAAAATCTGTGGAATCCATTTCTAAGGTCCAGCTTATTATTGTCGTTTCCGATGTAGGGGATATACAATATGTCTCTTCTACATGTGAAGCATTATTAGGATATGCTAGGGCAGATCTGATAAATACGAGGTTAGAGAACTGGATTAATTCGGAAGACCTATATTTAATAGAGAGCTTAATCTACCAACCCTCCCATCAAACTCACTGTTATTTTCGTATGAAAAGGAAGGATGGGACTCTTGTTTGGATGGAAGCGGTACTGTCTGAAGTCAAATCATCTACAGGGGAAGAAAAAGAAATCGTTTTAATGCTTTCCCGTACATCGGATTATCAGAATTCCACTATCCAAGATAGAGGTACGAGCATCGCTATGCCCACTAGCCAAAGGAGAAAAAATGAGGACCTCCAAATAGATGAAGATTATTCTGCATATGACCTTATTGAGTACCTGCCGAACGGAGTATTCATTTTTGTTGATGGGATAATCAAGTATGTGAATGAAGCAGGTACGTCCATGCTTGGGGCATGCCATAAAGAACAAATTCTTGAAACCTCTGTTTATGAATACATAGAAGAAAATTATCATGAAATTGTGGAGAAAAGAATCAAGTCGGTCCAACAAGGATACCGAGTGGGGCAAATGGAACAACGATGGAAGAGGTTTGACGGGCGGGCAATAGATGTGGAGATTACTTCTAATCATACTACTTTCAAGGGAAAACCTGCTTCTTTTGTCATGCTGGTGGATATTTCGCACCGGAAGAGCTTTCATAAAATTTTGCAAAACAGTCGAGAACGTTTTCGAAAGCTTGTGCAGAATTCTATTGATACCATCGGCGTGATTTGTGAAGAAAAATGGACGTTTATTAATGAATCTGGATTAAAAATGCTTGAAGTCGATAATTATGGGGAGATATTTGGAAAAAGCATTTATGATAATCTCCCTAAAGAAGACTTTGAAAAGATATGGCAAGAAGTGCATGAACAACATAATGGAATGAAGTTGCCGACATTTGAACAAGAATGGAAGACGATGAAAGGAAATGCCATTCATACCGAGCTCGTTGGAATACCCACGACTTATTTGGGAAAAGACGCCATGCAAGTTATTATCCGTGACATAACAGAGCGGAAACAAGCCGAAGCATTGATGCTGCAATCGGAAAAGCTTACTGTCGCAGGTCAATTGGCAGCCGGAATAGCGCATGAAATCCGTAATCCTCTTACAGCTATCAAGGGATTCTTTAAACTTTTAGAAAGGGAGATGGAAGAAAAGAAAGAATACTTCCACATAATTGAGTCTGAGCTGAGCAGAATCGAACTTATCCTAAGTGAGTTACTTTTGCTCGCAAAACCGCATCAAGTATATGTGCATCCGGTTTCCGTTCATTCCCTGCTTAAGGATGTAACAACGCTTTTAGAAACGCAGGCGATCATGAACAATGTATGGTTTGATTTAAAATTGAAGGCAAAGACTCCAACCATAAAATGCGATGAAAATCAGATGAAACAGGTGTTTATCAATTTAATTAAAAATGGGATAGAAGCAATGCCAAGTGGAGGAACAATCTATATTGATACAGAGGATGCTGGTGATGAAGTAGTGGTTACGTTTCGTGATGAGGGGACTGGCATCTCAGAAGATATTATCAAGAGGCTCGGGGAACCATTTTTCACAACCAAAACAACGGGAACTGGCTTGGGGTTGATGATTACGTTTAATATCATTAAAAATCACCATGGAACGGTAAACGTAACAAGTGAAGTGAATGAAGGAACCCAAATAGAAGTTCGATTTCAAAAGGCGTGAAATTTTACAATAAATTAAAGTAAAGGAATATCCTGTGCTGAAAGTGAGAATCCTTTCAATGTATAAGGAAAGACAATGTTGTACTTTACAGAAAATTCCCTATACATTTTTTAAAAAGGATAGTATTATAGGAGACTAATCTTGAAATAGGAGTTTTAGTATATGAAACAGCATGAGCAATGGACGTCTAAGATTGGCTTTATTTTAGCAGCAGCAGGGTCCGCGATCGGCCTCGGTGCGATATGGAAGTTTCCGTATATGGCGGGGACAAATGGTGGAGGAATATTCTTTTTGTTGTTTATTCTTTTCACGGTCATTATCGCTACACCCATGTTACTGGCTGAGTTTATAATAGGCAGGAGTACACAAAAGGATGCGATTACAGCGTATAAGACCTTGGCTAAAGGGTCTAAATGGCATTATATCGGAATTCTTGGAGTAGTTGCCTCCTTTATTTTATTATCCTTTTACAGTGTTGTAGGAGGATGGATTGTTACATACTTAGGTAAAAGTTTAACAGGGGGACTTTCTCAATTTTCACTTGAGGAATATGGAGGACTTTTTGAACAGACAATAGCCAATCCAACTCAAGTGTTGATTGCCCAGTTTATTTTTCTTGCCATTACCATTTGGGTGGTACAGGCTGGA
This window of the Sutcliffiella horikoshii genome carries:
- the hutP gene encoding hut operon transcriptional regulator HutP; the encoded protein is MVLAIDRRIGKYAILLAMNGDQEEFPVVTPSQWKSCMGKVGSMDSQKVVAAIETAAKREGIIKSDGYRETHALYHAIMDALSGVTRGQVQLGSVMRTVGLRFSVVRGNPYEELEEGDWIAVALYGTIGAPVRGSEHETIGLGINHI
- the hutH gene encoding histidine ammonia-lyase; the protein is MITLNGESLTLEKLNGILFEDDQVEACKDAMVKVVASRAAVENIVHKGEVVYGITTGFGKFSDVLIPFEETADLQRNLIHSHACGVGEAFDEVIGRAMLILRANALLKGFSGVRPIVIERLLQYVNERIHPVVPQQGSLGASGDLAPLSHLVLTLLGEGEVFYEGKRRDTASVLAEKGITPIELKAKEGLALINGTQAMTAVGVVAYLEAEKMAFQAESIAAMTFEGLEGIVDALDHDVHRVRGYKEQVEVAERFRKLLDGSKLVTRQGEKRVQDAYSLRCIPQVHGASWQVLGYVKEKLEIEINAATDNPLIFDDGGKVISGGNFHGQPIAFAMDFLKLGVAELANISERRIERLVNPQLNDLPPFLSPKPGLQSGAMIMQYCAASLVSENKTLAHPASVDSIPSSANQEDHVSMGTIGARHAYQIVANVRRVLAIEWMCAMQALEFRGVFLSAPLMQKWYQEGRTIVPSITEDRIFSKDIEALAAWMKDEGSVLCRA
- the hutU gene encoding urocanate hydratase produces the protein MVKVIRAPRGSELNTKGWVQEAALRMLMNNLDPEVAEIPEELVVYGGIGKAARNWESFDAIVESLKNLEDDETLLVQSGKPVAVFRSHADAPRVLLANSNLVPKWANWDHFHELDQKGLMMYGQMTAGSWIYIGTQGILQGTYETFAEAAKQSFNNTLKGTITVTAGLGGMGGAQPLAVTMNGGVCIAIEVDEHRIDRRIETRYCDVKVKKVEEAIQKAEEYKKLEKPLSIGLLGNAAEILPQLVERGFTPDLLTDQTSAHDPLNGYIPIGMTLEEAAKRRKEEPAQYVKLAKESMAEHVKAMLDLQQKGAITFDYGNNIRQVALDEGVEKAFDFPGFVPAFIRPQFCEGKGPFRWVALSGDPEDIYKTDEVILREFSDNKHLCNWIKMAREKVAFQGLPSRICWLGYGERARFGKIINEMVANGELSAPIVIGRDHLDCGSVASPNRETEAMLDGSDAVADWPILNALINGVNGASWVSVHHGGGVGMGYSLHAGMVIVADGTEAAGKRLERVLTSDPGMGVVRHADAGYDLAKKVAKEKGVHIPLLKERE
- the hutI gene encoding imidazolonepropionase, with product MQLDTLLINCGQLLTMDHESDLVKGEQMKVLPLIEDGAIGWKDGVITFLGTTDETKELQCNNLIDCKGKLVTPGLVDPHTHLVFGGSREHEIALKQQGIPYLEILKKGGGIHSTVKATQEAGFEELLEKAEFHLKRILSYGVTAVEAKSGYGLNRETELKQLKVVKELQKKYSMIMASTFLGAHAIPKDFEADGDRFLEEMADLFSMLKEENLAEFVDIFCEEGVFTIEQSKRYLTQAKEAGFAVKIHADEIVSLGGTELAIELGAASADHLIAASDEAVNMFGSTDTIAVLLPGTTFYLNKDTYANARGMIDGGGAVALATDFNPGSSPTENIQFIMNLAMLKLKMTCEEIWNAVTVNSAKAIHKEDVAGRLQIGRQADVVIWDAPNYQYVPYHYGVNHVHSVFLNGKEVAKGGAFLE
- the hutG gene encoding formimidoylglutamase; translation: MSKPTFLQTSGAPPFVDRHFPKATDLLQLWDGEKKLNGMTMIGVPLSKPSISHSGASFTPGVVRKLMQSYSTYAVEGEVDLRDSAVLMDAGDIHMHATDIKESYRRIEETVTTILRENKECIPLFVGGDHSISYSTLKAMNEVKSGKIGVIQFDAHHDLRNTEDGGPTNGTPFRRLLEADVLKGEHLVQVGIRNYSNSAYYHQYAMENGIKIYTMADVKKNGVGEVIRETVEYLKDKVEHIYLSIDIDVLDQAYAPGCPAIGPGGMTSEQLLEAIFLLGKEETVCGLDIVEIDPTIDFRDMTSRVAVHGLLEFIRGRSVLDR
- a CDS encoding NAD(P)-dependent oxidoreductase, translated to MNRELHKVAFVGTGVMGSSMARHLLDRGFEVSVFTRTREKAEGLVSHGAVWKPSAGEAARGADVVITMVGYPKDVEEIYLGDNGILPNAEKGAYLIDMTTSTPTLAKQIYLLAKERGLHSLDAPVSGGDIGAREARLTIMVGGDKEAFAACQPIFQALGTNIIHQGEAGAGQHTKMCNQIAIATNMIGVCEALAYAETAGLDPEDVLKSISSGAAGSWSLSNLAPRIIAGNYEPGFFVKHFIKDMEIALDEADKMGLDVPGLSLAREMYVKLSASGEENSGTQALYKLFQKKSTN
- a CDS encoding PAS domain S-box protein, whose amino-acid sequence is MSTPDSLLKKENTKSVESISKVQLIIVVSDVGDIQYVSSTCEALLGYARADLINTRLENWINSEDLYLIESLIYQPSHQTHCYFRMKRKDGTLVWMEAVLSEVKSSTGEEKEIVLMLSRTSDYQNSTIQDRGTSIAMPTSQRRKNEDLQIDEDYSAYDLIEYLPNGVFIFVDGIIKYVNEAGTSMLGACHKEQILETSVYEYIEENYHEIVEKRIKSVQQGYRVGQMEQRWKRFDGRAIDVEITSNHTTFKGKPASFVMLVDISHRKSFHKILQNSRERFRKLVQNSIDTIGVICEEKWTFINESGLKMLEVDNYGEIFGKSIYDNLPKEDFEKIWQEVHEQHNGMKLPTFEQEWKTMKGNAIHTELVGIPTTYLGKDAMQVIIRDITERKQAEALMLQSEKLTVAGQLAAGIAHEIRNPLTAIKGFFKLLEREMEEKKEYFHIIESELSRIELILSELLLLAKPHQVYVHPVSVHSLLKDVTTLLETQAIMNNVWFDLKLKAKTPTIKCDENQMKQVFINLIKNGIEAMPSGGTIYIDTEDAGDEVVVTFRDEGTGISEDIIKRLGEPFFTTKTTGTGLGLMITFNIIKNHHGTVNVTSEVNEGTQIEVRFQKA